The following coding sequences are from one Macaca nemestrina isolate mMacNem1 chromosome 1, mMacNem.hap1, whole genome shotgun sequence window:
- the LOC105498191 gene encoding junctional adhesion molecule A isoform X2, whose amino-acid sequence MGTKAQADRKLLHLFILAILLCSLALGSVTVHSSEPEVRIPENNPVKLSCAYSGFSSPRVEWKFDQGDTTKLVCYNNKITASYEDRVTFLPSGITFKSVTREDTGTYTCMVSEEGGNNYGEVKVKLIVLVPPSKPTVSIPSSATIGNRAVLTCSEKDGSPPSEYTWFKDGIVMPTNPKSTRAFSNSSYVLNPTTGELVFDPLSASDTGEYSCEARNGYGTPMTSNAVRMEAVERNVGVIVAAVLVTLILLGILIFGIWFAYSRGHFDKLRVRR is encoded by the exons gCTCCCTGGCATTGGGCAGTGTTACAGTGCACTCTTCTGAACCTGAAGTCAGAATTCCTGAGAATAATC CTGTGAAGTTGTCCTGTGCCTACTCGGGCTTTTCTTCTCCCCGTGTGGAGTGGAAGTTTGACCAAGGAGACACCACCAAACTCGTCTGCTATAATAACAAGATCACAG CTTCCTATGAGGACCGAGTGACCTTCTTGCCAAGTGGTATCACCTTCAAGTCTGTGACACGGGAGGACACCGGGACATATACTTGTATGGTCTCTGAGGAAGGCGGCAACAACTATGGGGAGGTCAAGGTCAAGCTCATCGTGCTTG TGCCTCCATCCAAGCCTACAGTTAGCATCCCCTCCTCTGCCACCATTGGGAACCGGGCAGTGCTGACATGCTCAGAAAAAGATGGTTCCCCACCTTCTGAATACACCTGGTTCAAAGATGGGATTGTGATGCCTACGAATCCCAAGAGTACCCGTGCCTTCAGCAACTCTTCCTATGTCCTGAATCCCACAACAGGAGAGCTG GTCTTTGATCCCCTGTCAGCCTCTGATACTGGAGAATATAGCTGTGAGGCACGGAATGGGTATGGGACACCCATGACATCAAATGCTGTGCGCATGGAAGCTG TGGAGCGGAATGTGGGGGTCATCGTGGCAGCTGTCCTTGTAACCCTGATTCTCCTGGGAATCTTGATTTTTGGCATCTGGTTTGCCTATAGCCGAGGCCACTTTGACA AACTTCGAGTAAGAAGGTGA
- the LOC105498191 gene encoding junctional adhesion molecule A isoform X1, which translates to MGTKAQADRKLLHLFILAILLCSLALGSVTVHSSEPEVRIPENNPVKLSCAYSGFSSPRVEWKFDQGDTTKLVCYNNKITASYEDRVTFLPSGITFKSVTREDTGTYTCMVSEEGGNNYGEVKVKLIVLVPPSKPTVSIPSSATIGNRAVLTCSEKDGSPPSEYTWFKDGIVMPTNPKSTRAFSNSSYVLNPTTGELVFDPLSASDTGEYSCEARNGYGTPMTSNAVRMEAVERNVGVIVAAVLVTLILLGILIFGIWFAYSRGHFDRTKKGTSSKKVIYSQPSARSEGEFKQTSSFLV; encoded by the exons gCTCCCTGGCATTGGGCAGTGTTACAGTGCACTCTTCTGAACCTGAAGTCAGAATTCCTGAGAATAATC CTGTGAAGTTGTCCTGTGCCTACTCGGGCTTTTCTTCTCCCCGTGTGGAGTGGAAGTTTGACCAAGGAGACACCACCAAACTCGTCTGCTATAATAACAAGATCACAG CTTCCTATGAGGACCGAGTGACCTTCTTGCCAAGTGGTATCACCTTCAAGTCTGTGACACGGGAGGACACCGGGACATATACTTGTATGGTCTCTGAGGAAGGCGGCAACAACTATGGGGAGGTCAAGGTCAAGCTCATCGTGCTTG TGCCTCCATCCAAGCCTACAGTTAGCATCCCCTCCTCTGCCACCATTGGGAACCGGGCAGTGCTGACATGCTCAGAAAAAGATGGTTCCCCACCTTCTGAATACACCTGGTTCAAAGATGGGATTGTGATGCCTACGAATCCCAAGAGTACCCGTGCCTTCAGCAACTCTTCCTATGTCCTGAATCCCACAACAGGAGAGCTG GTCTTTGATCCCCTGTCAGCCTCTGATACTGGAGAATATAGCTGTGAGGCACGGAATGGGTATGGGACACCCATGACATCAAATGCTGTGCGCATGGAAGCTG TGGAGCGGAATGTGGGGGTCATCGTGGCAGCTGTCCTTGTAACCCTGATTCTCCTGGGAATCTTGATTTTTGGCATCTGGTTTGCCTATAGCCGAGGCCACTTTGACA gaACAAAGAAAGG AACTTCGAGTAAGAAGGTGATTTACAGCCAGCCTAGTGCTCGAAGTGAA GGGGAATTCAAACAGACCTCGTCATTCCTGGTGTGA